In one Umezawaea sp. Da 62-37 genomic region, the following are encoded:
- a CDS encoding SDR family oxidoreductase produces MADHVVDGANGFVASHLIGALVARGDSVIALARASGEVVRRKVSDALVTLDLDPDLAGKVEVRGFSLAESDLGTSPSEVFAEPCTYWHSAALITFFPRREAELHAVNVVGSANTAAAFTRYAKSGSRYVHVGTAYQHGTAQGKALEQWPDYSHPSEFRNDYEHSKRVAEVSLSHTGLTRTGAVLVTRLGVVVGHSATGRALSDLGIYDFLRVIALFARRTPGERVRFVCHPGAALHLAPVDGTVDRMLALADGPLDRPVRHLVPSTAVPVADLFAAISAHLPIELVAVSAADVEAEPFGRFEAIVNMRCKFTSPYLRYEYDFESHEDAAPPPVTPRILDLLIS; encoded by the coding sequence GTGGCCGATCACGTGGTAGACGGGGCGAACGGTTTTGTCGCCTCCCATCTCATCGGCGCGCTCGTGGCGCGCGGCGACTCGGTGATCGCTTTGGCGCGCGCCAGCGGGGAAGTCGTCCGGAGGAAGGTCTCCGACGCCCTGGTCACGCTGGACCTCGACCCCGACCTGGCCGGGAAAGTCGAGGTCAGGGGGTTCTCGCTGGCCGAAAGCGACCTGGGGACGTCACCGTCCGAGGTGTTCGCCGAGCCGTGCACCTATTGGCACAGCGCCGCCCTCATCACGTTCTTCCCGCGTCGCGAGGCCGAATTGCACGCCGTCAACGTGGTCGGCTCGGCCAACACGGCGGCCGCGTTCACCAGGTACGCGAAAAGCGGTTCCCGGTACGTCCACGTGGGAACGGCCTACCAGCACGGAACCGCTCAGGGCAAGGCTTTGGAGCAATGGCCTGACTATAGCCACCCGTCCGAGTTCAGAAATGATTACGAGCACTCCAAAAGAGTGGCCGAAGTCAGCCTTTCGCACACCGGACTAACACGAACGGGCGCTGTTCTGGTCACCCGATTGGGCGTCGTGGTCGGCCATTCCGCAACCGGTCGGGCGCTGTCCGATCTCGGCATCTACGACTTCCTGAGGGTGATCGCGCTGTTCGCGAGACGCACCCCCGGCGAGCGCGTCCGCTTCGTCTGCCACCCCGGGGCCGCTCTGCACCTGGCGCCGGTCGACGGCACCGTCGACCGGATGCTGGCGCTGGCCGACGGTCCGCTCGACCGGCCGGTGCGCCACCTCGTACCCTCGACGGCCGTGCCGGTGGCCGACCTGTTCGCCGCGATCTCCGCGCACCTGCCCATCGAGCTGGTCGCCGTCAGCGCGGCGGACGTCGAGGCCGAGCCCTTCGGCAGGTTCGAGGCGATCGTCAACATGCGGTGCAAGTTCACCTCCCCCTACCTGCGGTACGAGTACGACTTCGAGTCCCACGAGGACGCCGCGCCACCACCCGTCACGCCTCGGATCCTCGACCTCCTCATCTCCTGA
- a CDS encoding fatty acyl-AMP ligase, whose translation MTDFATRFRARPRTDRKVAYLSDGRPAVELTHAELDRRARAVAAWLTGCGMAGRPVLLLYPAGLDFLVAFLGCLYARAVSVPAPLPLSGASRVDRVDRLVEDSGARMVLTDEAHVAVLGGLSARTFDETADPDSWEPPEVRADTVAYLQYTSGSTSLPRGVEVTRGGLAHNLELFGKISGDVPVRRIGGWLPHHHDMGLVGLQLQALHAEADLVLLSPEAVVARPIRWLRAISDHRVDWTVAPDFGYAWATRRIGDEELAGLDLSCLTMAVSGAEPIRIATLDAFAARFAPVGFRRTALNPGYGLAESTLVVTCTSRGRGPTVRSVTPASLAAGEVVLTSDADGVPLVGCGEPGAMAVRVVDPATGVEVGDGAVGEIRVAGPSLAAGYHGDPAATRAAFVTGPDGRWLRTGDLGFLLDGQLYVTGRLKELLIVRGRNLYPQDIEFSAREAHPDAGRGAAFGVRDADSEEHVVLVQEMRRAAQGDPVGFADTVLDAVAGQFGVSASIVVVRSSAIRHTTSGKVRRGHMRDLFLDGGLPALHSALSPAVAAIVATPEGIHV comes from the coding sequence ATGACGGACTTCGCCACCCGCTTCCGCGCCCGCCCGCGCACCGACCGGAAGGTCGCCTACCTCTCCGACGGGCGTCCGGCGGTCGAACTGACCCACGCCGAACTCGACCGGAGGGCCAGGGCCGTCGCGGCCTGGCTGACCGGGTGCGGGATGGCGGGCAGGCCGGTGCTGCTGCTCTACCCCGCCGGGCTGGACTTCCTCGTCGCGTTCCTCGGCTGCCTCTACGCGCGCGCCGTGTCGGTGCCCGCGCCCCTGCCGCTGTCGGGCGCCTCGCGAGTGGACCGGGTGGACCGCCTGGTCGAGGACTCGGGTGCGCGGATGGTGCTCACCGACGAGGCGCACGTGGCCGTGCTGGGCGGCCTGTCGGCGCGGACGTTCGACGAGACCGCCGACCCCGACTCCTGGGAGCCGCCGGAGGTGCGCGCCGACACCGTCGCCTACCTCCAGTACACCTCCGGGTCGACCAGCCTGCCGCGCGGCGTCGAGGTCACCCGCGGCGGCCTGGCGCACAACCTGGAGCTGTTCGGGAAGATCAGCGGCGACGTCCCCGTCCGGCGGATCGGCGGCTGGCTGCCGCACCACCACGACATGGGGCTCGTCGGGCTCCAGTTGCAGGCGCTGCACGCGGAGGCGGACCTGGTGCTGCTGTCGCCGGAGGCGGTGGTCGCCCGTCCGATCCGCTGGCTGCGGGCGATCAGCGACCACCGGGTGGACTGGACCGTGGCACCGGACTTCGGCTACGCGTGGGCGACCCGCCGGATCGGCGACGAGGAACTAGCCGGGCTCGACCTGTCCTGCCTGACGATGGCCGTCAGCGGGGCCGAGCCGATCCGGATCGCCACGCTGGACGCGTTCGCCGCCAGGTTCGCGCCGGTCGGGTTCCGGCGCACCGCGCTGAACCCCGGCTACGGGCTCGCCGAGTCCACCCTGGTGGTCACCTGCACGTCACGTGGTCGCGGGCCCACGGTCCGCTCGGTCACCCCGGCGTCGCTGGCGGCGGGCGAGGTCGTGCTCACGTCGGACGCGGACGGTGTGCCGCTGGTCGGGTGCGGCGAGCCGGGCGCCATGGCGGTGCGCGTCGTCGACCCGGCCACGGGCGTCGAGGTTGGCGACGGCGCGGTCGGCGAGATCAGGGTGGCCGGTCCCAGCCTGGCGGCGGGCTACCACGGCGACCCCGCCGCGACGCGCGCCGCGTTCGTCACCGGTCCGGACGGCCGGTGGCTGCGGACGGGTGATCTGGGGTTCCTCCTCGACGGGCAGCTGTACGTCACCGGGCGGCTGAAGGAACTCCTCATCGTCCGCGGCCGCAACCTCTACCCGCAGGACATCGAGTTCTCGGCGCGGGAGGCGCACCCGGACGCGGGCAGGGGCGCGGCCTTCGGCGTGCGGGACGCCGACTCGGAGGAGCACGTCGTGCTGGTGCAGGAGATGCGCCGCGCGGCGCAGGGCGATCCCGTCGGGTTCGCCGACACCGTCCTCGACGCCGTGGCCGGGCAGTTCGGCGTGTCCGCGAGCATCGTGGTCGTCCGGTCGAGCGCGATCCGCCACACCACGAGCGGCAAGGTGCGCCGGGGGCACATGCGCGACCTGTTCCTCGACGGCGGGCTGCCCGCGCTGCACAGCGCGCTGTCCCCCGCGGTCGCCGCCATCGTCGCCACCCCGGAGGGGATCCATGTCTGA